The proteins below come from a single Gimesia alba genomic window:
- a CDS encoding UvrD-helicase domain-containing protein has translation MPIIAQVIGGAGTGKTTYLLGVMDKLIDIGADPMKIGFVSFTKAAVKEAADRAGSRFNVDPGVLSRDGYFKTLHAMCYMLLDVRSETLITDDQKSKKWIAEAIGEKIGNEDESDPFSSHTESGIALMLWHCARNRLEPYEAAWQRASCTDERTPSYSFCRSVVEKYEHYKVLDNKVDFTDLLGSYAGYKFRIDGVEQRPPRGDVPQVDAWFLDECQDNSALSDAVARRLSQKSKYVYLVADPFQAIYGWSGASPGHFMNWDVLPKNKQILQQTYRCPSPIIRLGEGILKGCSDYWDRGIKPAEHSGSVENDIFNGSWISSVRPDQSWLLIARTNFQANRIGKRLDALNIPWRNSGKGNNKWNAPVRHKTILALLALERGQAITGDEWLSILKNIRSRNGKVYFSRGTKKEWEQKDVSGMLTDLEHIADWGGTADFVKLVKTHAWRTRIEGTSEYMEALDQWGYAATAEPQVKVGTVHSVKGAEADNVVLLTSISHQILRGQDSQGGFDEERRVEYVAVTRAKERLIICNERNSVKKGMAMMHGMDY, from the coding sequence ATGCCAATAATCGCACAAGTAATCGGCGGGGCCGGAACCGGGAAAACGACCTACCTCCTCGGAGTTATGGACAAGCTGATCGATATAGGTGCGGACCCAATGAAGATTGGCTTCGTCTCATTCACGAAGGCTGCCGTCAAGGAAGCTGCGGACCGGGCCGGAAGTCGATTCAATGTCGACCCCGGCGTTCTGAGCCGAGACGGCTACTTCAAAACTCTGCACGCGATGTGTTATATGCTCCTGGATGTGCGGTCCGAAACGCTAATCACGGATGATCAGAAATCGAAAAAATGGATCGCCGAAGCGATTGGGGAAAAGATCGGCAATGAGGATGAGTCTGACCCGTTCAGTTCTCATACAGAAAGCGGTATTGCTTTAATGCTCTGGCACTGCGCGAGGAACCGGCTGGAGCCTTACGAGGCGGCGTGGCAGCGTGCGAGCTGTACGGACGAGCGGACGCCCTCATATTCATTCTGCAGGAGCGTCGTTGAAAAATACGAGCACTACAAAGTGCTCGATAATAAAGTTGACTTCACTGACCTGCTTGGCAGCTACGCGGGCTATAAGTTCAGGATTGACGGAGTAGAGCAGCGACCCCCTCGGGGGGACGTTCCGCAAGTCGACGCCTGGTTTCTCGATGAGTGCCAGGATAACAGTGCCCTGAGTGATGCGGTGGCCCGCAGGCTCTCCCAGAAGTCGAAATACGTCTACTTAGTCGCGGACCCGTTTCAGGCAATCTACGGATGGAGTGGGGCCAGTCCGGGGCACTTTATGAACTGGGATGTGCTCCCTAAAAATAAACAGATCCTGCAACAGACATATCGCTGCCCATCCCCGATCATCCGTCTCGGCGAAGGCATTCTAAAGGGGTGTTCTGATTATTGGGATAGGGGGATAAAACCCGCCGAACACAGCGGGTCTGTTGAAAACGACATCTTCAACGGCTCGTGGATCAGTTCAGTCAGACCGGATCAAAGCTGGCTGCTGATTGCTCGCACTAACTTCCAGGCAAACCGGATCGGCAAACGGCTCGATGCATTGAATATCCCCTGGAGAAACTCTGGAAAGGGGAATAATAAGTGGAACGCACCGGTCAGGCATAAAACGATTCTCGCTCTGCTCGCACTTGAGAGAGGTCAGGCGATTACCGGCGACGAGTGGCTGTCGATCCTGAAGAATATCAGAAGCCGCAATGGGAAGGTGTATTTCAGTCGCGGCACAAAAAAGGAGTGGGAGCAGAAAGATGTTTCCGGTATGCTCACGGATCTGGAGCACATAGCCGACTGGGGGGGCACTGCCGACTTCGTGAAATTAGTCAAGACTCACGCCTGGAGAACTCGCATCGAGGGAACTTCTGAATACATGGAAGCCCTGGATCAGTGGGGGTATGCAGCGACTGCGGAACCGCAGGTTAAAGTAGGGACCGTCCATAGTGTCAAGGGGGCTGAAGCAGACAATGTCGTGCTGCTGACATCGATCAGTCACCAGATCTTGCGGGGACAGGATAGCCAGGGGGGGTTCGACGAAGAACGGCGAGTCGAGTATGTTGCAGTTACGCGAGCGAAAGAACGCCTGATTATTTGCAATGAGCGAAACTCAGTCAAAAAAGGAATGGCAATGATGCACGGCATGGACTACTGA